The stretch of DNA GTGAGCGTAGCCCGCAGCACGCCGACCTTGCCCACACAAGCGCAAGCGAAGTGTGGGCAAGGGCACGCCCAAAAAAAATTAAAATTTAACCTTCTCTCTACTATCTTGCTTTTTTCGGATACCTACATATACTCTATTCGGATAAATTTGAATACCTCTAATCCTTTTATCTTTACAGAATACTTCAGGCGTAGCATTAGAAACCTTATCGTGAATTCTTTGTAAGTCAATTTGTACATCAAAATCTTTGTCAGTTACCTTCTCATATTGGCTTAAAGGAACTTTGTAACGAATCTCTAACCGTCTGGGAATAAGATGAACTTCCACAGAATCAGGAACATTAACTACTTTTATTTCTTTATAGACCACATTTTCAGTATATTTTCCTATAACACCTTGAGCTAAAATGGCCGTTTTTTCTATATTCAGGTCATCATAAGGATTAGTAGCTAGCCCTATCTGCTCTTGAAAAATACTTTTATTGTGCTGCAAAGTAAGGACTTCGGTTTGCCATTCTTGTACACGATCTACTCGTGCAGGTGCGCCATATATCCATACGGAATCAGGGATAAGTCTAGGCTCCACAATGTAATTGTAGTAAGGCAATTCATGAATATTGGAACGAAAAACCACAGGTACTTTTTTTCTTACAACTTGTTGAGGTACAAAAGAAACTTTGCTAGGGCTTACACCGATAGGTGTGATTTTGGGAGGAAGGCGAGACTTAAATACATTCAGCTCTAACTGTAAATTTGCTTGAAAAGCCCCTGCTGTAAATTCTAACGGTACTTGAAAAGTATCTTTATACTTTCTATAAAGCCACCGTAATATCTCAAATCCTTGCCCTTCTACCTCAATACGTACACCTTGATGCTTTTTCGGTAAAATGAGATAAGTGTTCTCAGGATAAAGATATTTGACAGGGATTTCTGTTTGTACTCTATACGTTCGAGATAGAGTTACACTAAGCCACAAAGAAGTTGCCGCAAAAATACAAAGTAAAAATATCCCTACATTTTTAGTAATCATACTATAATTGCTCTCAAAGCTTTAAACCCTTTCTTTCGTGTAAATTTAGCAGTTGTTTTTGTATTCTAATATCTTTTCTATGGCATCAAAGTCTAGTTCTTGGGTTGAGTTTCTCACTCCTTTATGCAGCCCTATTCCCGCAGGTCTAACTTGTTGAATAACTTCTTTGGCGGTTTCGGTATTCAAATTAAATCCCACAAAACAAGGATATTCACGACATGTTTTTGCAATTACTTTCCATTCAAAAGGTTGATTGTCAAAGCTGCCCCAAGTGATATTATAATTATAACCATCCAGCAAAAAATAGGTTACTACACTGCTGTATGGAAACATTAGAGCATTAAGTTGTTCAAAGCTCACATCATGCACCACAGGAATTTTTTTAATAATAGGTAAAGAAAGACCTTTTAATGTACTTGGCGGTAACCAACTGTTAATTTGAACTACATCTACGTCAATTTTACTTAGCATCTGTTCTATCTCCTGAATGTTATCAGTTCCAAATATAGCTACCTTTTTTACGCCTGTAATCCATTCTTGGATACCTTGGACTTCTTCTATGGTCAAGACTGTGCCAAGTACGGGGTCAAAATTGAAGCCAATATAATCTACTTCTGCGGCTGCCGCATAGCGAGCTTCATGCAAGTCCAAAATTTGCTGTAAAAATACTTTTGTCATGCTAAACAAAAGGATTAACTCAAAGTATAAAAGACTTACAATAGCTTCAATTTCTCTTCTATGTACTGTTTTTGTTCAGGGCTTAGCTTACATTTTTGTGCTCTTATATAAGCCTCTTTTGCTGCACTTTTATCAAACTGAACGGCAGATAGATCTCCCATTTTTATCCAAACTTCTGCATTTTCAGGGTCAATTTGGGTAGCTTTTTCTATGTGTTTACGCATATCTACCAGAGTTTTGCCTGATTTGAGGGAAAGGTTGACTAATTGCATTAAGTTTTCTGCTCGCTGTTTAGCTAATTCTGTTAGAAGATGCTGGCGCAAGTATCCACTTTTTTCGTACTCTGTGCAAGTTTCTTCGTACATGTTCAAAGCAATAATTGCTTTTTTAGTTTCGTTATTTTTAATAAATCTTTGTGCATCTCTATGATATTTGTCTAGTCTTTCTTTTTTTTCTCTTACTGTTTGTGGGTTTTCTACCTGATTGATTTCTACCACAAAATTATTGATGCTACCTGATAGCTTACGCTCTGCTAAATCTTTTTCTGCTTCTGAGATATTGGGCATAGATAAGAATTTTTTATAGTTAGCTTGAGCTTCTGTTTTATCGCCTAATAGCGTGTAAATATCCCCTAAAAGCATATAAGCATTGGCATATTCGGGGTTAATTTGGGTTGATTTTTCAAGATATTTGATAGCTTTTTCTAAATTTTGATTGATTCTAATCGCTGCTGCGGCATAATTACACAATATTTTGGAACGAGTAGACTTTTCGGCTTCTAATTCTTTTCTAACCTTTTCATCTTTCTCTAAAAGGCTGCATTTATTTTCGCATTCTTCCCATTTGACCATGGCAGCAGCAAATTTTCCTTTGTTTGCCAATTCTATGCCTTCATTGCCTAAGTGAAGTGCATCTGCAAGCTCTTTGTTTACAATGTGATGAACTTGATGTTTACTTGTATCTACAGAAACAGTTTTAGCAATCTTTTGCCGTACCGTATCTTTATGGGCATGTGGTTGTTCCTGTTGAACGGTATTTTCTTTCTTATTCTCTTTTTTTTGACCTGAACAAGCTGTGTAAAGTATCCCTGAAAGTCCAACAATAGTAAAAAAAATGAAATAGCGGACAAAGCTTGAAAGGTACATGACTCAACTAAAAATTAACGATACAAAACTAAACATTCTAATTCAAATTAACAAAACAAAGCAAGACACTAAATTTTGCTTTTTAGTTAATGAGTGGTTTTTAGGTAGTGAGTGTATGAAATGATAGCCGTCAAGCTGTTGAGTTTGGGAATAGCATCTGTTTCGTAATTACCGTAAAAATAATTTTCTGCTTTCGGATTTTTGAAATCTACAAATTGTCCGACAGATTTTTTTGAGGAAAAACCATAGTCTATCCCTACACTTACTTCACCTGTTTTACGTTGTAAAGTTCCTCCTATACTCAAATGAATTAAATCCCAAGCAGAAGTATTATTAGAAATACTAAACTGCTCTTGACTTTCATACTCACTGTATTGACTTTCCGTAAGCACATAGGAATAGGAAAAGTTTGTTCTTATACCCATTTGCATAGTAAGCCGCTTTTTAAGTTCATGTTCAAAACCTACTGCTACGTTAGTAACAGGATTTTTATACTCATTAAGCCAGAGGAATTTGCCTAAGTTAGCTACATAAACATTGTTAGGTTTGAGCAGTGGCAAAGAATCAGATTTGATAATGTAGTATCGTTTTTGCTTTGTAAAGTACTCTATAGCTATGGCATATTTAGCTTTTTTAGCGTGGTATTCTACCCCTAACGCAATAGATGCGGGAGTAGCATACACCGAGCGAAGGTTAGTGCGTCTATCAGTGATACTACGAGAAACATAATTTGGGTTGCCTTGAATAGCACGTTCTATGTTCATGATGGTTTGCTCTCTTTGTACGTTAGCTAATCCAAAAATTGGAATAGAAGGTAAAGTGATAGCCATACCATACCGCCAAGGCTTTTTGCGATGAATGCGACATAAGCCAACTTTTGTAACTGCTCTTATATCGTTGTAAGACAGGAACATAGTGTTATCTGAAGAGGTCATGTAAGTTTGTGATTCGGGAAATACACGCACGTACGAATTAGAAAGATAGCTCTGAAAGCGATAGGCTAAAAATTGCGTTATTCCAAAAGCAAAGTGATCCGAAATTTTATATCCCAAAGAAGCCCCTGCCCATTGCTCATTGATTTGGTTATTGTACTCAAAAGCGCCAACATAGTCCTCTAAACCTGGTTCAGCGCTAATTACATCAGTAGTAAATACATGCCGAACATTGAATCGGGTTTGTGTGTTTAGTTTGGTCAGTAGGGTATAGCCTGCTCGAAGTTTTTTATTTTTCTTAAAAAATATAATGCCCGAAATCATTTGTGGATAAGTATCATACCGGTTAGAAATCAAGGATAAATTATCTCCTGCGCCATTTTCCAAAGTAAAAAATTCTGCCTTGTAAATGTTGGCGCTTACAGAAAGCTCTTTTTTGTCAATAAAAGGTAATAAAGAAGGATTGTAAAAAATAGCTGAATTATCGTTTGCACCTGCTACAGCTGCACCTGCCATAAGTGCAGAACGTCCCCCATACTGTTGTGTCCAGTAGTGATTATCTTGACCAAATGCGCAATAGTCAAAATAACCTACAAAACACGCAATAAAAAGGAAGATTCTTTCTGAAAACATACAGTAGAGAATTATGAGCAAATATCAGTTTTTTTTCTAATTTTGCCACACCTTTATGTTTGACGTTCCTGAACGTTTTAAGCACTGCCGATTGGATAACTACATAATTTCAGAAAGTTTTATCTCTCAAAAGGAAGCTATAGAACAAGCCTATCAGGTGATGAATTACTTGAAAAAATATTATAGCCGCAACTTCATACAAAGACTATTCAAACGCAAACACGATATAAAAGGAATTTATTTAGTAGGACCTGTGGGTGTAGGTAAGACACATATCTTGTGTAGTTTTATCAACATGCTTACGGATATTCGCTGTGCTTATTTACATTCCAGTACTTTATTTATGAGTTACTTGCATCGCCCCGATGAATATGCTAAAAAATTAGCTGATAGCTATGATATAGTTTGTATAGATGAAATTGAGTTAGATGATCCAGGCAATGCCGCAAGATTTATACGTGTTTTGCATCTTCTCAATGATTTAGGTGTTTTTTTAATCTGCACCTCAAATGTTGACCCTGAAAGTTTCATTGAAAGCGGCTATGAAGATGAAAAGTTTTACAAGTTTATATCCAGTCAATTCCGCTCTCAATACAAAGTTATCTTTATCAATGGAGAAGATTACAGAGTAAAATTAGCTAAAAGAGGAGCTTTTTATATTGGTCCCACGTCTGATACAGAGCCTTTATTGTTAGAAAGATTGAAAAAATACAAAGTAAAAAGACAATTCACTTTTCCACAGTTGTTACACTACTTGACCGAAACAGACCGTAGAGAAGTCAGAAATATGCTTACTCAATACGAAGCAATTAGTATACAAAACATCAATATCAGCTCTACGGCTGATGCCCTTCGCTTGCTTAATTTCTTGGATGATATTTATCAATCTAATCACTACGTAGATTTATATGTCAGTGCAGAAAAAGACTTTAATCAGTGGTATACCAAAGAAAGTGTCGGCTATGATGATTATCAAGAGCGTATTGCCCTTAAATTTGAACGTACTATATCTCGCATAAAGGGACTTTGCGAAGCAAATTATATTACGGTAGAACTAAATACAACCAAGTAGCGTTAAAAAGAACATGGAAAAGACAGAACTGCTTGAAAAGTACATTGAATACGTGTCTAGAGAAGGAAAAAGACCTGCTACTATTAGTAAATTCTCTTTTGCTATCGGAGTAAAAGAAAGCGAATTCTATGCACACTTTTCTAACTTAAATCAAATAGAGCAGTTTTATTGGCAGCAACTTCATCAAATTTTATTACAAAAACTAACTCAAGAAGAAGTTTATGCAAACTATTCTGTTCGCGAAAAATTTCTAAGCTATGCTTACGCATTGGTAGAACGTTTGAAAGAAAACCGTTCATTCGTACAAGTTATCTTGAAAAACCATTGGAATGTCTTAAAGCAATACAAGGATGACTTAAAATCCTATGTAGAAACTCTAATTGCAGAAGGAACACAAAAAGGTGAAATTCACGACAGAATACTTCTCTCTACCTACTATCCTAATTTAATGGTTCAAGAGATAGTTTCAGTCATTCATTTTTGGGCAAAAGATGAAAGCCAAAACTTTGAGAAGACAGATGTATTTATAGAAAAGTCCATGAACTTTGTCATGGACCTTTTAAGCAGAAATTGGGTAGATACAGGACTAGATCTTATCAAGACACTATTCCAAAAATCGTAACTCTAACATTGAGTATGTCTTAGTATCTTCCAAGCCCTTGTTCAGGACGCATTTGGGGAAAGAGCAGCACCTCTTGGATAGATGGCGAGTTAGTCATAATCATAGTCAGGCGGTCAATACCGATACCTAATCCTGCGGTGGGGGGCATGCCAAACTCTAGTGCCCTCAAAAAGTCTTCGTCTAACACCATAGCTTCTTCATCGCCGCGTTTGCCAAGCTCTAGTTGCTCCATGAACCTTGCGCGTTGGTCAATAGGATCATTAAGTTCAGAAAAAGAATTACAAATTTCTTTTCCGTTACAAATTACCTCAAAGCGTTCTACTAAACCTGGCTTTGAACGATGTTTTTTAGCCAAGGGCGACATTTCTATCGGGTAGTCCATAATAAAAGTGGGCTGAAT from Bacteroidia bacterium encodes:
- the zapE gene encoding cell division protein ZapE, whose amino-acid sequence is MFDVPERFKHCRLDNYIISESFISQKEAIEQAYQVMNYLKKYYSRNFIQRLFKRKHDIKGIYLVGPVGVGKTHILCSFINMLTDIRCAYLHSSTLFMSYLHRPDEYAKKLADSYDIVCIDEIELDDPGNAARFIRVLHLLNDLGVFLICTSNVDPESFIESGYEDEKFYKFISSQFRSQYKVIFINGEDYRVKLAKRGAFYIGPTSDTEPLLLERLKKYKVKRQFTFPQLLHYLTETDRREVRNMLTQYEAISIQNINISSTADALRLLNFLDDIYQSNHYVDLYVSAEKDFNQWYTKESVGYDDYQERIALKFERTISRIKGLCEANYITVELNTTK
- a CDS encoding TetR family transcriptional regulator C-terminal domain-containing protein — protein: MEKTELLEKYIEYVSREGKRPATISKFSFAIGVKESEFYAHFSNLNQIEQFYWQQLHQILLQKLTQEEVYANYSVREKFLSYAYALVERLKENRSFVQVILKNHWNVLKQYKDDLKSYVETLIAEGTQKGEIHDRILLSTYYPNLMVQEIVSVIHFWAKDESQNFEKTDVFIEKSMNFVMDLLSRNWVDTGLDLIKTLFQKS